In the Burkholderia glumae LMG 2196 = ATCC 33617 genome, one interval contains:
- a CDS encoding pentapeptide repeat-containing protein — MSTIWDDIALAIQLDQPIRQRELAGLDARRRELGGAAFSEVDFSHASFADASLARARFIECDLSDADFGNADLDHASFVKCKLPRARLAGRNMKHACWVDCDLSDSDWSHVQMQTSSIVNSALEGARFAAGTLTRCTLIQDGFEGASVAGATLERCVVSPADWREVDLRGLSATGVVFSKANFSGQLMSGLRLRRCSLQAAELAQVDLAGADLTQSNLYQARLTQANLSNVEAGHALFYQASLDHVNLAEARLDGAIFQQASLADCRLDGAHLKASIWNKSHHQRVSFRGAELVHARLEHVTGDHVDFADATLDHAQMHNATLCDARFRGASLRQVGRTDPARLSAEARTLALENE, encoded by the coding sequence ATGAGCACGATCTGGGACGACATCGCGCTGGCGATCCAGCTCGACCAGCCGATCAGGCAGCGCGAGCTGGCCGGGCTCGACGCGCGCCGCCGCGAGCTGGGCGGCGCGGCGTTCAGCGAGGTGGACTTCTCGCACGCCTCGTTCGCCGACGCCTCGCTGGCGCGCGCGCGCTTCATCGAGTGCGACCTCAGCGACGCCGACTTCGGCAACGCCGATCTCGACCACGCGAGCTTCGTCAAGTGCAAGCTGCCGCGCGCGCGGCTCGCCGGCCGCAACATGAAGCACGCCTGCTGGGTGGATTGCGACCTCAGCGACAGCGACTGGAGCCACGTGCAGATGCAGACCAGCTCGATCGTCAACAGCGCGCTCGAGGGCGCGCGCTTCGCGGCCGGCACGCTCACGCGCTGCACGCTGATCCAGGACGGCTTCGAGGGCGCCAGCGTGGCCGGCGCGACGCTCGAGCGCTGCGTGGTGAGCCCGGCCGACTGGCGCGAGGTGGACCTGCGCGGGCTGAGCGCCACCGGGGTGGTGTTCTCGAAGGCGAACTTCAGCGGCCAGCTCATGAGCGGCCTGCGCCTGCGGCGCTGCTCGCTGCAGGCAGCGGAGCTCGCCCAGGTCGATCTGGCGGGCGCCGACCTGACCCAGTCGAACCTGTACCAGGCGCGCCTCACGCAGGCCAACCTCAGCAACGTCGAGGCCGGCCACGCGCTGTTCTATCAGGCGAGCCTCGACCACGTGAACCTGGCGGAGGCCAGGCTCGACGGCGCGATCTTCCAGCAGGCGAGCCTGGCCGACTGCCGGCTCGACGGCGCGCACCTGAAGGCCAGCATCTGGAACAAGAGCCACCACCAGCGCGTGTCGTTCCGCGGCGCCGAACTCGTCCACGCGCGCCTCGAACACGTCACGGGCGATCACGTCGACTTCGCCGACGCGACGCTCGATCACGCCCAAATGCATAACGCGACGCTGTGCGACGCGCGGTTTCGCGGAGCCAGCCTGCGCCAGGTCGGCCGGACCGATCCGGCGCGCCTCTCGGCCGAAGCCCGTACCCTTGCCCTGGAGAACGAATGA
- a CDS encoding DUF3540 domain-containing protein: MMGSTRTTSKLPPQLPLHLVEARVIVALEQHAYLLDDGRVAHQALSCLIRPEVGDHVLVATCRNDASYILHVLYRAETRQVQLSVPGAEELRVEQARIGLVANQTIALHALADVEVTAATGVLSLTARNLFATAQESLVQNVGQFIGRAGHYLLEVSRLLRLHGQQAIVTAEQDVKVDGERISMG, translated from the coding sequence ATGATGGGTTCCACCCGGACCACCAGCAAACTTCCGCCCCAGCTACCGCTGCATCTGGTCGAGGCCAGGGTCATCGTGGCGCTGGAACAGCACGCCTATCTGCTCGACGACGGGCGCGTCGCCCATCAGGCGCTCAGCTGCCTGATCCGCCCCGAGGTGGGCGACCACGTGCTGGTCGCGACCTGCCGGAACGACGCGAGCTACATCCTGCACGTGCTGTACCGCGCCGAGACGCGCCAGGTGCAGCTGAGCGTGCCGGGCGCCGAGGAGCTGCGCGTCGAGCAGGCCCGCATCGGCCTGGTCGCGAACCAGACGATCGCGCTGCACGCGCTCGCCGACGTCGAGGTGACCGCCGCCACCGGCGTGCTGAGCCTTACCGCGCGCAACCTGTTCGCCACCGCGCAGGAAAGCCTGGTGCAGAACGTGGGCCAGTTCATCGGCCGCGCCGGCCACTACCTGCTGGAAGTGAGCCGGCTGCTGCGCCTGCACGGCCAGCAGGCGATCGTCACCGCCGAGCAGGACGTCAAGGTCGACGGCGAACGCATCAGCATGGGCTGA
- a CDS encoding DUF4150 domain-containing protein, whose amino-acid sequence MFATNSTSSMSMMTIPDVCKTPLLVPVPLPYPNITMSTTHIPSVFNVTICDGLAENLLTEGTISMGDEPGVLGGIVSNIFMGPDRYLMGSFKVMFGVAFAARLTSLVGMNGMPFNTVGMAMVPAQCSVLILS is encoded by the coding sequence ATGTTCGCCACCAACAGCACCTCGTCGATGTCGATGATGACCATCCCGGACGTCTGCAAGACGCCCTTGCTCGTGCCGGTGCCGCTGCCCTATCCGAACATCACGATGTCGACCACCCACATCCCGTCGGTGTTCAACGTGACGATCTGCGACGGGCTCGCGGAGAACCTGCTGACCGAAGGCACCATCAGCATGGGCGACGAGCCCGGCGTGCTGGGCGGCATCGTCTCGAACATCTTCATGGGCCCGGACCGCTACCTGATGGGCAGCTTCAAGGTGATGTTCGGGGTGGCGTTCGCGGCCCGCCTGACCTCGCTGGTCGGCATGAACGGCATGCCGTTCAACACCGTCGGCATGGCGATGGTGCCGGCCCAATGCAGTGTCCTGATCCTTTCCTGA